The following coding sequences are from one Ctenopharyngodon idella isolate HZGC_01 chromosome 17, HZGC01, whole genome shotgun sequence window:
- the LOC127498629 gene encoding macrophage-expressed gene 1 protein-like, with amino-acid sequence MESRALCLLMLCCFIDVCNLHPLIHPSNGLGVCRKNSSLTALEVLPGGGWDNLRNIDMGRVMNLSYSQCQTTEDGVYLIPDEVFVIPQKVSGVETHSEIIMSWLNQTSSTSSSINADGSFLSALNGKYSEENKRMKTHQVKDNSVTSRVQIRNRLYTVKAYPDFTLDSRFAQQAVEIADAIGNNQTRLATYLSEKLILDYGTHVITSVDAGATLVQEDYLKKSFVSSSQSDMSSVSASAGLNFFNKVKFDISSKESQESSQTQGYQSNVAYSLIQSHGGALFYPGMTLQKWQESTLNNLVAVDRSGLPLHYFLNPSTFPDLPALTVNKMASSVQQAAVKYYRMNKRPGCVNPDSPNFNFQANIDDASCEGPVTNLSFGGIYQRCTSLIDGGTICDETAQKNPATGDYSCPPLYNPTLLRSEIVEKDYTRSECYTYYKHCGFLGLSRCPHTICNDVYHVRKAKVDTYWCFSNGKIPEYSGYLFGGLFGPSLQNPLTKSNSCPPNYIALKFLSNGMMVCLSNDYEAGTRFSVPFGGFFSCQSGNPLSNGQSRCPPQFSQHLAAISDGCEVLYCVQSGVFTDGQLNPIHLPPFIRKPLVGMNATNTVAVMTEDDRSWVRDGENKMWRLAKPGEVNRMDIMSEFDMSSSQMSGGEKAGVAVGVMVLVALVVAGTVFLMKKRRSSGLRVTRGYQEL; translated from the exons ATGGAGTCTAGAGCATTGTGTCTGCTGATGCTCTGCTGTTTTATCGATGTCTGCAACCTTCATCCTCTCATTCATCCTAGTAATGGACTTGGTGTGTGTCGTAAAAACTCAAGTTTGACAGCGCTGGAGGTTCTACCAGGTGGAGGCTGGGATAACCTGCGCAACATAGACATGGGACGGGTGATGAATCTGAGCTATTCCCAGTGTCAGACCACAGAAGATGGTGTCTATCTCATTCCAGATGAAGTCTTTGTCATTCCACAGAAGGTGAGCGGAGTGGAAACACACTCAGAGATCATCATGTCATGGCTGAACCAGACAAGCTCTACGTCAAGCTCCATTAATGCTGATGGTTCTTTCCTTTCTGCGCTTAACGGAAAATACTCTGAAGAAAACAAACGCATGAAAACCCACCAAGTGAAAGATAATTCTGTAACATCACGGGTTCAA aTCCGTAACCGGCTGTACACCGTAAAAGCGTATCCTGACTTCACTCTGGACTCCCGCTTTGCTCAACAGGCAGTGGAAATTGCAGATGCTATTGGGAACAATCAAACCCGTCTTGCAACTTACCTGTCAGAGAAACTCATACTTGATTATGGTACCCATGTCATTACAAGTGTTGATGCTGGTGCTACTTTGGTGCAAGAGGACTATTTAAAAAAGTCTTTTGTCTCCAGCAGTCAGTCCGATATGTCTTCTGTTTCTGCATCAGCAGGCTTGAACTTTTTCAACAAAGTTAAATTTGATATTAGCAGCAAGGAATCCCAAGAAAGTTCACAAACTCAGGGGTATCAGAGTAACGTTGCATATTCTTTAATTCAGAGCCATGGTGGAGCTTTATTCTACCCAGGCATGACTCTGCAGAAGTGGCAAGAGAGTACACTTAATAATCTGGTGGCTGTTGACCGCTCTGGACTACCGCTGCACTATTTTCTTAATCCATCCACATTCCCAGACCTCCCAgcactaacagtaaacaaaatgGCTTCATCAGTTCAGCAGGCTGCAGTGAAATACTATAGAATGAACAAACGTCCAGGGTGTGTAAATCCAGATTCCCCAAATTTTAACTTCCAGGCAAACATAGATGATGCTTCCTGTGAGGGTCCAGTCACCAATCTTAGCTTTGGTGGCATTTACCAACGATGCACTTCACTGATAGATGGAGGTACTATCTGTGATGAGACAGCACAGAAAAATCCAGCTACTGGTGATTATTCATGTCCTCCACTTTACAATCCCACTTTATTACGTTCTGAAATAGTAGAAAAAGATTATACTCGTAGTGAGTGCTACACATATTATAAACATTGTGGTTTCCTTGGGTTGTCACGTTGTCCGCACACAATATGTAATGATGTTTATCATGTCCGTAAGGCAAAAGTGGATACCTACTGGTGTTTCTCAAATGGGAAGATCCCTGAGTACTCTGGATATCTGTTTGGAGGCCTGTTTGGACCATCTTTACAAAACCCTCTGACCAAATCCAATAGCTGTCCTCCAAACTACATTGCTCTAAAGTTCTTGTCTAATGGCATGATGGTTTGTCTGAGCAATGATTATGAGGCCGGAACAAGATTCTCTGTGCCATTTGGTGGTTTTTTCAGCTGCCAATCTGGAAACCCTCTCTCAAATGGTCAATCTCGCTGTCCACCTCAGTTCAGCCAACATCTTGCTGCCATTAGTGATGGCTGTGAGGTGCTGTACTGTGTGCAGTCTGGTGTGTTCACTGATGGTCAGTTAAATCCTATCCATCTCCCACCATTCATAAGAAAACCACTGGTTGGCATGAATGCGACAAATACTGTGGCTGTAATGACAGAAGATGATCGTTCTTGGGTGAGAGATGGAGAAAATAAGATGTGGCGACTGGCAAAGCCTGGTGAGGTTAACCGAATGGATATAATGTCCGAGTTTGACATGTCATCTTCTCAAATGTCTGGAGGAGAAAAGGCTGGTGTAGCTGTTGGTGTAATGGTTCTGGTTGCTCTTGTGGTTGCAGGAACcgtgtttttaatgaaaaaaaggCGATCTTCTGGCCTCAGGGTGACCAGAGGTTATCAAGAGCTTTAG